A region of the Pantoea alfalfae genome:
AGTCGACGCTAATCCGCAGCAACGCTGGCGTGCCGCTGCGCTGGCCGGGGTCTTTTATCTGCTGGCGGGCGCGTCCGGTGCGCTGATTGCCGTGCTGTTCAGTGCGCTACCTGCGGTGCTGATTGAGGCGCTGGCGGGTCTGGCTCTGCTGGCTACCCTGGGCGGCAGCCTGCATCGCGCACTCGATGTGCCTGCCGAACGCGACAGTGCGCTAATCACGTTTCTGATCACCGCATCAGGCGTCTCTTTGCTGGGTATTGGCCCTGCCTTCTGGGGACTGATCGGTGGCGTTATCGCTCACCTGGTGCTGGTGCGTAAAACCGCCTGATTGCGTGATAGCTGCTGAAATATCGGTTATTTTTCCGCCCGCCGGTGAAAAAAACACTGGATTTACCTCCTTTTCTGCCGTTTGATTTGTCATTGCCCCGCGTAAAATCAACCTAATCGTCGATAACACGCGATTTTCTGCCTCAGACAACGACCGATAAGGGCCCAACAGGTGGCAAAAACTTTTCTGCGCAGCGGTAATTTAGATGCAGTTCTGGCATTAGGTGAAAATGGCCAGCCGGTCTATGCCTCAGCATTGCAAATTCGTGAAACCCTGCGCCTGCGCCGTCAGAGCGCACTGGCAGATTGCCTGGCCATTCCTCAGGCCAATGAACGGGGCGACCGCCTCGACTGGTATGCCCCTTTCAGCGGCCGGGTGAAATCCTGGCTGGGCGCCAGCGATCATGAACGTCGGGTGGCACTGCAGCAGCTTACCGCATGCCAGCAGGATATGCAGGATCTCAGTACGCGCGCGCGCGCGGCAGAGAACCCGTCGATGCGGCTGTTTGGTGCGCTGCTGAGCAAAACCCTGCAATTCCCCGATCAGCAGTATGTTTATCTGGTTGATGGCAAACCGGTCATTACCTTCTGGGGCTTTGTTGATGCCCAGGCACGCAGCCGTGACGATGCGCTGGCCTGCCTGCGCGACACGCTGGAAGAGAATCTGCCGGTGACGCTGGTTGAACCGCTGCCTGAGCTGCCTGCCGCACCTGTTGCCGTCGAGCCGGTCATCGTCGCTGAGCCTGAACCTGCACCTGAACCTGAAGAGGAGCCGCTGCCAGTCGCGGCAGCCGTTGCGCCTGAGCCGGTTGCACCTGTAGCGGCTCGCCGTCGTTTCCGCGTCTGGTATCTGTTACCGCCGGTGGCGATTGCTGCCGCCGTAACGGTGGCCGTGCTGCTGCATCGTCCTGAACCTGTCGCCACACCGGTGGCATCAACGAAGCCAGCCGCCGCCCCTGCGGTTGTTTCAGCGCCCGCCGCGGTTTCTACTCCTGCCTCTGCGGCGAGTCAGGCCCCGGCAGCGGCCACACCTGCCGCTACACCGGCAGCAACGACACTTGCGGAGACAGCAACAACTGAGAAACAACCCGAGTCGCAGCCGCAAAAACCAGCCAGCGCTGGCACGACCGAAGCCGCACCAGCCGCTTCATCTGCTACCCTTGCCAGTGCAGTGACCCCGCCGGTTCCGGCTAAGCCTGATGATTTGATTGTCACGCCGGACGCCGTGCGCGAAGGTCAGGTACAGGTGATTGATGGCCGCTGGCGTGTGACTATCGACCAGATGCCGACGCCGACCGGTAAGCCGCCGGTGATGCGCTTCCAGTTTAAAAATGGCAAAGGCAGCGTGCAGGTTGCCCAGGGTAATACCACCTGTAAAGCTGATGTCAGCGCCGCCATGACCAGTGCCGGTAACCTGGTGATTGAGAGCCGCTACACGGCGAAGTGTCAGAACAGTTCGCGCTACCGTATGCCACTGCTGATCTGCCATGCGAGTATGGGCGCCGCCGTGTGTGAAGCACAGTATGCTGAAGACCGGGTATTCCCGATGACGATTAAGCGTGAGAGTAAATAACGATGCTGGCTCCCCTGATCGATGACAAACAAAAAATTTCGCTGATTGAAAACAGCGGTGTGCAGTTTCTGGATTTTGGCCTGCAACTCTCAGCTACCCAGGCACGCCGTCAGTTTGTGCGCCAGACCGCTAACGGCCCGCTGCTGCGCCTGAACGTCGATGGCAACAGCGGTAAATTCATGCTCTACCCGGAAGATGGGGGCGCTGCTGAAGTGGTGCGACCGGAGTCGGATATCGCCCTGGCAGACTCACTCACACTGCTGTCAGCCTGCTGGCTGCCGCTGCCGATGCTGCGCTGCGCCAGCGGCCGTCGTTTTATCGGCGGCCCGGAAAACTGGGCGCGGATGCGTCTGGTGGCCCTGCCCGCGCCCGATGCGGCAGGCAATACCCATCGCGTTACTCTGGCCTTTGATACCCGCTGTGTAGCGGAACAGGATGGCGGCGAACAGCTCGGCCTTAGCGCTGCCGATGCGCAGAACGGCGTGACCTTTGCGCTGGCCTGGCACAACTACGAGCTGGGCGATTTTCTTGACCTGACCTGGGTTGACGGCTGGCTGCGAGAATCCTTTACCGACCGTGTTTCCGATCGCCGCGAACAGGCAATTAATCAGGCCCTGCGCGAGTTTGAGTATCAGGCGCACTACCTCAATCTGCTGGAACTGATGGGCGAGCAGCTCGACCTCAGCGAGATCCATATCCAGGCCGCCACGCTACAGACCCCGGCGGTCAACGTCGATATCATTCTGGATGTCGGCAATTCTCATACCTGCGGCATTCTGGTGGAAGATCACCCGGAAGAGAGCAACGGCCTGAAGCAGACCTATGAGCTGCAGCTGCGCGATCTCTCGCAGCCGCATCAGGTGTATAACGAGCTGTTTGACAGCCGTCTGGAGTTTGCTGAGGCGCGTTTCGGCAAAGCCAGCTTCTCGCTGGAGAGCGGTCGTGAGCAGGCCTTTATGTGGCCTTCCCTGACGCGCGTGGGACGCGAAGCAAGCCGTCTGGCGCTACAGCGTGTGGGTCTGGAAGGCAGCACCGGCCTCTCCAGTCCACGTCGTTACCTGTGGGATGAAGCCCGCTATCAGCCAGGCTGGCGTTTTAACACCCCTGGCGATCAGGCTGAACCCCTGGCTTATGCCGCACCCTTTACCACCCTGCTCAACGACGAAGGCCAGCCGCTTTCCTCACTGGCACCCGACGATCGTCTGCCGGTCTTTTCACCGCACTATAGCCGCAGTTCGCTGATGACCTTTATGCTGTGTGAGCTGCTGGCACAGGCGCTGATGCAGATGAACAGTGCAGCACAGCGTCAGCGTATGCCGCAGAGCCACGCGCCGCGTCAGCTGCGCCATGTGATCCTGACGCTGCCGTCAGCGATGCCGAAGCCGGAGCGCGAAATTTTCCGCCGCCGGATGCAGGAAGCGCTGGCGCTGGTCTGGAAAGCCGAGGGCTGGCTGGCGGACGACGATGACCTGTCACCTTCTCTGCCGCGTCAGAACCCGAAACCGCTGCCGGATGTGCAGATGGAGTGGGATGAAGCGACCTGTGGTCAGATGGTCTGGCTGTTTAACGAAACCCAGGTCAACTTTGCCGGTCGCGCCGAAGACTTTTTCAGCAGCATGGCCCGTCCTGATCGCCCGCGCGAGGCCGACGAACTGCCAGGCAAAAGCCTGCGTATCGCCTCAATAGATATCGGCGGCGGCACCACCGACCTCGCCATCACCCAGTATCGTCTGGATGATGGTCAGGGCAACAACGTCAAAATCACGCCGCGTCTGCTGTTCCGCGAAGGCTTTAAAGTGGCGGGCGACGACATCCTGCTGGATGTGATTCAGCTATGGATTTTACCGGCGCTGCAGCAGCATCTGCAGAAAGCGGGCCTGACCCTGGCGGAACCGCTGATGAACAAGCTGTTTGGTCACGACAGCCGCATGGACGGTCAGGCGACACTGCGTCAGCAGGTTACCTTACAGCTGTTTATTCCACTGGCGCAGGCGGTGCTTGAGCGTTACGAAAACTGGGATCCGCTGGAGAGCCATGCGGAGATCAATGCGCTGTTTGGCGAGCTGGTCGAGCAGCCACCGGGCGAGGCGGTGCTGGCGTTTGTTAACGGCGAAATTCAGCGCGAACTGGGCGGTAACAGCCGCTTTGACCTGCTGCAGGTGCCTCTGGTGGTGAGCCTGTCGCTGCTGCATGGTGAGTTTATGCAGCACCGCATGGCGATTATTCCGGCGCTGCGCTCCATGTGTGAAGTGGTGTCGCTCTATCAGTGTGACGTGCTGCTGCTGACCGGTCGTCCGTCGCGCTTCCCGGGCATTCAGGCGCTGGTCCGTCATCTGCAACCGCTGCCGGGCAGCCGTATTCTGTCGCTGGAAGGCTATCACACCAGTGACTGGTATCCGTTTAACAAACATGGCCGCATCGACAACCCGAAATCTACTGCAGCAGTCGGCGCGATGCTCTGCCTGCTGGCACTGGATCTGCGTCTCAGCAGCTTCTGGTTCCGCGCCGGGGATTTTGAACCCTATTCGACCATTCGCTACCTGGGTATGCTCGATGAAAATCAGGCGCTGACGGACGAGAACCTCTGCTACAGCGAAATTGACCTCGACGATCCTGGCTATGCGCTGGATAAAAAAAGCAGTTTCCGTATTCGCGGCAACGTCTGTCTCGGTTTCCGTCAGCTGGATAATGAACGCTGGCCCGCCTCGCCGCTTTACAGCCTGACGCTGAACGACGCCACGCTGGCGCGTAAAGTAGCCGGTGAGAGCGTGCTGCGTATTCGTCTGGCCGTCAAAGCCGGTCCCGACGCCGCCGGCCCGGAAAGTCTGGTGCTGAGCGATGCGCGCCTGGACGATGGCACCCGCGTGCCGCTGGAGCAGTTAAGTCTGAAGCTGAATACCCTGTCGGCGACCGGCAATGCCAATGCGCAATACTGGATTGACAGCGGGAGCGTGTGTAAACGATGAAAGCGTTAAAACCCCGTCAGCCACAAACACTGGCAAAACGTCTTAGCCTGTTGCAGGACGCCCTGAATAACAGCCTGAACTGGATTGAGACCACACGTGAGCAGTCGCCGCGTCTGGCGCTGGAAGCCGAAACCCTGACGCTGCAACTGCGCCAGGCGCGCGTGCAGACTCAGGCGCTGGCGCAGCAGGTGGCGCGTCCGGTCACGCTGGCGCTGTTTGGCCAGTCGCAGGCAGGTAAAGCCTGGCTGCTGAACGAAATGGTGGCCGATGCCCAGGGCCAGTTAGTCACCCGCATGGGTGATAAACAGCTGAGCTGGTTTCAGCATATCAATCCCGGCAACCTCGATTTTGCGACCGCCACTCGCTTCAGCCATCAGCGCGAACCGCTGTCAGGCGAATGGCCGGTTGAACTGACGCTGCTGAGCGAAGCGGAACTGGTGCGGCTGATGGTCGCCTGTGCCAGAACGTCCACGCCCGACACCGCGCAAATCGACAGCACCCTGCAGCGCCTGCAGCGTCATCGTCTCACCACGCCGCTGGCCGGTCTGGAAGGCGACGCGCTGGTCACACTCTGGTCCTGGTGCCGCCGTCGCCCGCACCACGATGCACGGCTGGATCGCCATTTCTGGCCACAGGCCGTTGAGCTGGCGCCCTGGCTCAGCGTTGACGACCGGGTGCAGCTCTTTTCACTGCTGTGGCCTGCTCAGCCTGCCCTGAATGAGATGCTGCGTACCCTGCTGCACCTGCGTCACCAGCTGCGTAACAGCAGCCGGGTACTCGCGCCGCTGAGCCTGCTGACCGATGCGTCACTGCTACCTGCCGAGCAGCTGATTGTGCCCGCCAGTGAGCAGGATCAACAGCAGTCAGTAGAAGTCTGCCCGATGAACGGTAACCGCATCGGCAAGGCGCAGAACGTGCCGCTGGGGCTACTGGCGCTACTGACGCTGGAGGTACTGGTCCCGCTGAGTTCCACACCGCGAACCGCGCTTTATGATGATGCCGATATGCTGGAGCTGCCCGCGCCGGGTCAGTCCAGTGATGCGGCAACGCAGGAAGATCGTCAGCGCCTGCAGCAGCAGGATCCGCTACGAGCACTGCTGCTGGAACAGAAACGCGCCCTGCTGCCTGGCTTCTATGCTGCGCGGCAGGCGATTGATCTGTTGCTGGTCTGCACTGCCGCCAGCCAGCGTCAGGATGCTGACCTTGCCAGCGAAACGCTGCGTGAATGGCAGCGCCACCAGCCTGCCCAGGAATCTGCAGAGAAACCGCGTCTGATCTGGGCGATTACTCCTTTCGATGCCCGTCATCAGCAGGTCAATGTCGATGAAGCCGTTCAGCGTCAGATGGGACAGCCCGGTCAGCACTGGGGGTCGATGCTGGCACTGGATCGCGCAGGCGTCGATCGCATGGCGAGCTGGTTGCTGGACGAAATGCAGCCGGAAGCGCGCCGCGACATGTTGCTGGCTCAGCTGGCGCAGATCCAGCACACCGTGGTGGAGCGACGTCTGCTGCCCTGGACCGAAGCGGGGGCCAGCCCGGAGCAGGCGGCACGCAAACAGAATATCGCCGACACGCTGCTGAAGTGTTTGCAGCATCGCACCGGTCTGCATGGCGAGCTGCTCGAGCGCCTGCAGCCGCCGCGTGAAGCACTGCGCCAGCTCTGGCTCAATCAGTCGGCCCAGCCAGGCAGCAAACCGGCCACAATTCAGGCACCGGAAAATCAGTTTGGCATCGGGTTTGAATTTGATCTGTTCAGCGAAAGTCCGGCGGAAGCGCCGGTTCAGCCGCGTCAGAGTCTGCAGAGCGCTCAGCAGTATCCGCGTCAGGTGCTGCTACTGTGGCTGGATCATCTGCGCCAGTTGCCGGAAAATCGCAGCCTGCTGGCATTACTTAACGTCGACAAGGCGACGATGGAGTGGCTGGTTGAAGAGCTGATCACGGCCGGTTTCCGCACCGATATCGCGCAGAAACTGCAGCAGGCGTTGCATGAGCCGGATACGCAGAGCGTCAGCTATGAATCACGCGCCGATCGTCAGGTGACGCGGGCGATGACAGTGCTGGGGGATTTTGTGGCCTGGCTCGGCTTTTTACAGCGTCCTGAATCCGAACGTCCGGCCAGCCGGGTTAACCGGGGTCAGGCAATTTTCTCCCGTCCTCCGGCACCCAGCGTCAGCTTCAGTGCCGGTCAGCGCCTGACCAAACTCTCTGCTGCTCCGGCCAACCACACCGCCTACTATATTTACGACTGGCTGGTGGGGCTGAATCAGGTGATTATTGAAAACAATGGTTATACCGGCGGCGGCGACCTGCCGGTGGCGGCCCGTGAAGCGCTGATTGCTCTCCTTAAGCCCCTGCGCACTTAATCGATAATCAGGCGCAGTTCGCCCTCCAGCGACTGCGTCGCCTCTTCCAGCAGCGCCAGCACCGGCGCTAAATCCGCTTCATGCGCAGCATAGTGCTGCAGCCAGACCGTAGCAGGCAGCGCCATGCCGCCCGTCAGCCAGTCCCATAACGCATCCAGATTATGGCCGAAGCGCTGCGGGCAGCCGCTCTGCTCAGCAAACTGCTGATAAAAGGCCGCACGCGTGGTGAGCTGACGCAGGTCGAAGGTCAGGTTAAGCATAATCAGGGCACCTGTCTGAAGCTGCGGTAGTGGTCGGTGGAGAGGAACACCAGCCCGTCAGAGGAGTATACCAGGCGGTCGGCGTCGCGGTGACCGCAGCGATAATTCACATCCGCTTCATACCACTGACGGCCCGCACGCGCGGGAAGCCGCTTTTCACGGTTGGTAAAGCGATCGCCGCCGATAGCTCTGCCCGGCAGTACCTCGCACAGATTACCTGTGGCCGGATTCCAGCCACGCTTACGCGCATCACTTTTAGTGAGGTAGTAGTCCGGTAATTGCTGGTGCTGCAGCACCCAGCGCGCCACGGTATGGGCGTCAGTCAGGGTGGCGATATCTGCCTGAGAAGGGGCTGAAACAGTGTTCAGATAAGGTTTAAGGCCGTAGAAACAGGCCGCGAGGACAAGGAAAAGTCCAATCCAGAGTTTTTTTGACATGATGGCATCCGAGACAACAGGACGCAGATAATACCAGTTTTGTGCGCTGAGAAAAGCGCGGGCCAGACAAGCTGGCCCTGGCGAGGTTATGCGGCGTGCGATTCCCCGCTGTGACGACGCCATGCACCCGGCGCGACACCATACTGACGTTTGAAGCTGCGGTTAAAGGACTGCTGGGAGTCGAAACCTAACGAGATCGCCACATTGAGAATCGGTTCATCGGTGCTGGTCAGACGATCGGCTGATTTCTTCAGCTTCTTAACCCGGATGTATTCACCCAGTGGATAACCGGTGTGCTCTTTAAACATGCGCTGCAGGTGCCATTTGGAGTAGCCCGCGCGCTCTGAAACGGTATCCAGATCCAGACGTGCTTCGATGTTGTTATCAATCCAGTCGATTAAATCGTGAATAAAAGCATCACTCATCATTCCAGTCTCTCCTGTCGCCATGGCGAAAAGTATTAGTATCAGTTGCAGTTACACTTAAGGGTGGCTGACTATGCCATTTAATGCAAGTTTTATTAGTACATTAAATGCCGCACTGTTTATAGGGTTTTAGCGCAACTGGTCAGGCTTTCATCGCTCTGCCCCAAACCGCACATAAAGTGTATCTGTTATTCTTGCAGTTGCCCGCGACGCAAGCCTACACTCCCTGCGATTAATTGCAATATTAAAAGTTGCAAATATTGGCCTGCAGGTCGTCTTTTATATCTATCGCGGAATAACAACAATGATTACG
Encoded here:
- a CDS encoding SrfA family protein is translated as MAKTFLRSGNLDAVLALGENGQPVYASALQIRETLRLRRQSALADCLAIPQANERGDRLDWYAPFSGRVKSWLGASDHERRVALQQLTACQQDMQDLSTRARAAENPSMRLFGALLSKTLQFPDQQYVYLVDGKPVITFWGFVDAQARSRDDALACLRDTLEENLPVTLVEPLPELPAAPVAVEPVIVAEPEPAPEPEEEPLPVAAAVAPEPVAPVAARRRFRVWYLLPPVAIAAAVTVAVLLHRPEPVATPVASTKPAAAPAVVSAPAAVSTPASAASQAPAAATPAATPAATTLAETATTEKQPESQPQKPASAGTTEAAPAASSATLASAVTPPVPAKPDDLIVTPDAVREGQVQVIDGRWRVTIDQMPTPTGKPPVMRFQFKNGKGSVQVAQGNTTCKADVSAAMTSAGNLVIESRYTAKCQNSSRYRMPLLICHASMGAAVCEAQYAEDRVFPMTIKRESK
- a CDS encoding virulence factor SrfB; this encodes MLAPLIDDKQKISLIENSGVQFLDFGLQLSATQARRQFVRQTANGPLLRLNVDGNSGKFMLYPEDGGAAEVVRPESDIALADSLTLLSACWLPLPMLRCASGRRFIGGPENWARMRLVALPAPDAAGNTHRVTLAFDTRCVAEQDGGEQLGLSAADAQNGVTFALAWHNYELGDFLDLTWVDGWLRESFTDRVSDRREQAINQALREFEYQAHYLNLLELMGEQLDLSEIHIQAATLQTPAVNVDIILDVGNSHTCGILVEDHPEESNGLKQTYELQLRDLSQPHQVYNELFDSRLEFAEARFGKASFSLESGREQAFMWPSLTRVGREASRLALQRVGLEGSTGLSSPRRYLWDEARYQPGWRFNTPGDQAEPLAYAAPFTTLLNDEGQPLSSLAPDDRLPVFSPHYSRSSLMTFMLCELLAQALMQMNSAAQRQRMPQSHAPRQLRHVILTLPSAMPKPEREIFRRRMQEALALVWKAEGWLADDDDLSPSLPRQNPKPLPDVQMEWDEATCGQMVWLFNETQVNFAGRAEDFFSSMARPDRPREADELPGKSLRIASIDIGGGTTDLAITQYRLDDGQGNNVKITPRLLFREGFKVAGDDILLDVIQLWILPALQQHLQKAGLTLAEPLMNKLFGHDSRMDGQATLRQQVTLQLFIPLAQAVLERYENWDPLESHAEINALFGELVEQPPGEAVLAFVNGEIQRELGGNSRFDLLQVPLVVSLSLLHGEFMQHRMAIIPALRSMCEVVSLYQCDVLLLTGRPSRFPGIQALVRHLQPLPGSRILSLEGYHTSDWYPFNKHGRIDNPKSTAAVGAMLCLLALDLRLSSFWFRAGDFEPYSTIRYLGMLDENQALTDENLCYSEIDLDDPGYALDKKSSFRIRGNVCLGFRQLDNERWPASPLYSLTLNDATLARKVAGESVLRIRLAVKAGPDAAGPESLVLSDARLDDGTRVPLEQLSLKLNTLSATGNANAQYWIDSGSVCKR
- a CDS encoding virulence factor SrfC family protein, producing MKALKPRQPQTLAKRLSLLQDALNNSLNWIETTREQSPRLALEAETLTLQLRQARVQTQALAQQVARPVTLALFGQSQAGKAWLLNEMVADAQGQLVTRMGDKQLSWFQHINPGNLDFATATRFSHQREPLSGEWPVELTLLSEAELVRLMVACARTSTPDTAQIDSTLQRLQRHRLTTPLAGLEGDALVTLWSWCRRRPHHDARLDRHFWPQAVELAPWLSVDDRVQLFSLLWPAQPALNEMLRTLLHLRHQLRNSSRVLAPLSLLTDASLLPAEQLIVPASEQDQQQSVEVCPMNGNRIGKAQNVPLGLLALLTLEVLVPLSSTPRTALYDDADMLELPAPGQSSDAATQEDRQRLQQQDPLRALLLEQKRALLPGFYAARQAIDLLLVCTAASQRQDADLASETLREWQRHQPAQESAEKPRLIWAITPFDARHQQVNVDEAVQRQMGQPGQHWGSMLALDRAGVDRMASWLLDEMQPEARRDMLLAQLAQIQHTVVERRLLPWTEAGASPEQAARKQNIADTLLKCLQHRTGLHGELLERLQPPREALRQLWLNQSAQPGSKPATIQAPENQFGIGFEFDLFSESPAEAPVQPRQSLQSAQQYPRQVLLLWLDHLRQLPENRSLLALLNVDKATMEWLVEELITAGFRTDIAQKLQQALHEPDTQSVSYESRADRQVTRAMTVLGDFVAWLGFLQRPESERPASRVNRGQAIFSRPPAPSVSFSAGQRLTKLSAAPANHTAYYIYDWLVGLNQVIIENNGYTGGGDLPVAAREALIALLKPLRT
- a CDS encoding barstar family protein, which produces MLNLTFDLRQLTTRAAFYQQFAEQSGCPQRFGHNLDALWDWLTGGMALPATVWLQHYAAHEADLAPVLALLEEATQSLEGELRLIID
- a CDS encoding ribonuclease domain-containing protein encodes the protein MSKKLWIGLFLVLAACFYGLKPYLNTVSAPSQADIATLTDAHTVARWVLQHQQLPDYYLTKSDARKRGWNPATGNLCEVLPGRAIGGDRFTNREKRLPARAGRQWYEADVNYRCGHRDADRLVYSSDGLVFLSTDHYRSFRQVP
- a CDS encoding helix-turn-helix domain-containing protein produces the protein MMSDAFIHDLIDWIDNNIEARLDLDTVSERAGYSKWHLQRMFKEHTGYPLGEYIRVKKLKKSADRLTSTDEPILNVAISLGFDSQQSFNRSFKRQYGVAPGAWRRHSGESHAA